ATAGATGATGACAATACAGTCTATTCATCTCAAAACATTAATTTACAATGAATAATAAAATAAAAAAAAATGGACATACTTACTGGCTGTCATTACCATTATCCTTATCCACTCCTGTACTGCTTTAAAAGAGTATGATAAGGCAAAGCTTAATGATGCGGAAATGGCATTAGGAAACAGAACTATAGAGAAGACTGAGCTTAATTTCCAATCCTATAGAGAAGGCTCCTCGGGAGCTAACTCCGGAAAAGTAGGAGGTGGCTGTGGTTGTAATTAGAGAATCGTTGCAATTTTTAAAATTTAAAAGAATCAGACATGAAAAAAATTGTAATGAGTATATGGGCTCTTTTGGGGTTCATAAGCTTAAAAGCTCAGGAAAACTCAAACACAGCACACTCCAAAAAGTTAAGTTTTGAAGAAGCCAATCTGGTATCAAGTTATTACCATCAGGATGGGAATAATTCTGCTGTTACCGGAGGAGTAGGATCGGAAAAGCTTACAGATCTTTCCAATATGATCGATGTTACGATGGTAAAATATGATAGCAAGCAGAGAAAAAATAAATTAAATCTGAGTGTAGGAGTCGATCATTATACCTCAGCTTCTTCTGATATGATTGATCTAAAAGCGAATTCTTCAGCCTCTCATGCAGATACCAGAATATATCCTGCGCTTCAATGGAGCCGTGAGAATGAAAATAAAGGAAGTCCACTTTTTGGTGGAATATCATTTTCTACTGAATTTGATTATCAGTCTTACGGGGCGAATATTGGTTTTGCACAGAAAACAGGCAACAGGATGGGAGAGTTTACAGCAAAGTTTCAGACCTATCTTGACCAGGTAAAACTGATACCCCCCATAGAACTGCGTACCGGAAATTCAACAGGTGGGGGACATGAAAACTATGGAACAAGCGGAAGAAATACCTTTGCTTTGTCCTTAGCCTATTCTCAGATTATCAATCAGAATTTTCAGGTTGAATTTATGACCGATGCTGTTCAGCAGACAGGATTTTTGAGTTTGCCGTTCCACAGAGTTTATTTTACAGATGGTTTCGTGCATCAGGAGGCTTTACCTGATAAAAGATTTAAACTTCCTTTGGGAGTGAGGGCTAATTACTTTTTGGGAGATAAATTTATCCTGAGAACTTATTACAGGTTTTATACAGACAGTTGGGGGATAAGATCAAATACCCTCAGTATTGAAGCTCCTGTAAAAATATCTCCTTTTGTTTCAATAAGTCCGTTCTATAGATATTATTCTCAGAAAGGAACTAAATATTTTGCTCCTTATGAGCAACATACTGCTTTTGATGATTATTATACAAGTAATTACGATCTGTCGACCTTTAACCGTAATTTTTACGGAGCAGGTATCCGTCTCAGTCCTAAAAATGGGTTGTCTGGAATAGAACGCATGAATATGCTGGAGATAAGATACGGACATTACACCAAATCTGTAGGAATGAGTTCCGATATTATTTCTCTAAATCTGAGATTTAGATAGCGATAGCTCAATATAATTTCTAAAATTTAACCTGTTCAGTTTATGATAAGATTAAAGCAGGTTTTTTGGTATGTCAATCATCAATTATTGCAGTGATCTTAATTTTCTGAATATCAGATTGTAAAAAATAGTTAAACCTTTTTTATATATAAGTTTAAATGACTTCATAGAATAAATACCGAATTCATGCTATACTTTGATTTTTGTGGCAATGGTTATGGAACGCTTCTTATTTCCTATTTCAGTTATTTTCAACCAATTTGAACGAAGAGGACCTGAATGAAGATTATTTAAAAAGTACGCCAATAGATTGCGTACTAAGAACATATCTTTGAGAAATCCTTAGATAGCATGTAAGTGAAATATTTGTGACAGATCCGATTCAACAGGATGAATTGTACTGCATAAAATGTCATAGGCCACTAAGGTAGATTTATTAAAAAAATTTATATGAAATTTTCAAGTGATTTAGTCATTTATGATTTAGAAGGAAGTTGCAAAACTTTTGGAAAAAATGAAATAAATGAAACTAATATAATAGAAATAGGGGCTGTAAAATTAGACAGGAAAACTTTTGAAATAAAAAGTGAATTGTCAATTTTAATAAAACCAAAACATTTTCCAATTTTACCTGAGATCACGGACATTACAAACATTACAAATGAAATGGTTGAAAATGAAAAGTATTTCGATGAAGCTATTCTTCTGTTTTTAGATTGGTACGGAGAAAAAAATAAATCAACTTTAGCGGGTTGGGGATTGTACTACGACTTACCGCTTTTGAGGAAAGAATTTACGGAATTTGGATTTGATTACAATAAATATTTTGTTGGAGGAGGTTTTGACATCAGAGCACTGGGTGTTTATTGGCTGGCCAAAAAAAACATCTCTACATCCGGAATTTCATTAGAACGAGTTTTAGAAAAAATGAATGTGAAAGAGGACTTTAAATTTCATAGGGCATTAGATGATGCCAAAGCAACAGCATTAATATTACAACAAATTCTTAATGAAAAATAATTACCTACTACTAACAAGGGGTTGGCAACAGCAGAAAGAAAGTATATAATTCTCTGTTTGTGCTTCGGCAGATATTTGTATTTTAGTAGAACGTTTAGGATTCGGAATGGCTGCCCTCTCTAAGTGTCAAAACGTTATACCCATTTTGGTTGTACTTAATTAAAGAATAAAATGCAGCCGGCATGATGCTGCTGACAAAAAATATAAAGAACCTATGAGATCTACATTCACAGACCTGCAAAAAGAAGAATATGAAAGCTTAGTCATGAGACTGAGCAATGCGGGTGCCAAAAATCCGTCCAGTTGGGCTTCCAGCGAAGTTACAGAAGGAATACCACAGTTTGCCAGGTTTCTCATCCTTAAGTCTCTGTTCGACATCGCAAAATCTACAGACGACAATATCGCTATGGCCTCTGACTTTGATGATGACGTAGAGGAAAAGTATAACGCTATAAAAGACATCGTTGGAGAGGAAAAATTATTGAGCCTTCTAACCTCTTACTCTAAAGGTATTATTTACAATGTCATTGGGCTCTTAGATGAAGGAAACCAGGAAGCTGAGCGGGATAAAATAAGCTGGACACTGATGAAGACCGATGAAAATTATGAAGCTACAGGACAGATGATCCAGGGGCTTCATGAAGATTTTTTAGAATTTGAAGATGAAGTGAAATAAAAAAATCCTATTAGAGTCTTTATAAATAGTTCATACCGGCACAATGTGTACATCTTGGGTTTATGTATGATTTTTTAGAACTACAAAATTGATGACAATGGACTGTAAACAGATAAAAGGAAAAGAAATAGAAGGTCATTTGGATGTATTCTTTTCTGATGATAAGGATCAAATATTAATACACGGAAATTCTGAAGGATTAAAATCGCTTGCTCAATTATTAATGAAATTAGCAGAACTGGATCAGGAAAAGATAGATAACAATTTTTTACCAAGTGGATCAAGAGAGCATTATGAATTAAGACCGAATATTGAATTGTCAAAAAGTTCAATTGAAGTAATTGTTGGAAGACTTGATGCAAGAGGGACTGGAGAATTTTATAGCAGGTATATTCCGAAAGACAACTGAAAAATTATTTTAAACTCATCTATTGTTAGTTTTATTTTAAAAAATATGAGTGATACTAATACCATTATCAACAGACTGGAGAATGCTCTCAATATCAAATTAGAAAAAGAAGATAAAAAAAGTGAAAACTCTTTTTATATTTCTGGCAGGTCAAGTTATCTATCTCTTTCAAACATACATTTTGAAAATTTCTCTGCTCTTGAACCTGTTTTCGAAACACTTGAAAGATTAACATTAATAGAATGCTCAATTACTGATGCCAACGGCTTGCATCTCATGAAGAAGCTGCAAACTCTCATTCTGAAGAAATGTTCAATTTCCATTGAAGGAACTTTTGATCCGGACATACCTAAAACCGAGACAACTCCCGGTAATTTTCGAAGTATAGATTTGGAAGACATGAAGGTTCCACACCCGGGTTTTTTCTTACCTGTTTCTAATCATCTTCATGATGTTACATTCACTAAATGCACGGTATGCAATATTTATGAGTTAAATCTTTTCCCTACATTATATAGCCTGACCATAGATGATACCAATTTCATTGAGTCAGCAAACGACATTAAATACGAACGAGAGTCCCACGAAATATTCACTTTTTTAACATTTGGGAATATGAAATTGAAGGACTTCGATTTATTTACGTCAATTTCGAATGGCGTAAGTGCTTTAAAGTTATACGATTGTGAAATAGAGAGTTTAAAAAGTATTTACCATTTTCCAGATTTAAAAAGCCTTTACTTATATCCTGGTATAAAAATTAATGATCTGAGTATTCCGGATAGTAATGTAAAACCATTTGAATTACAGGAATGTATCATTGAATCAGGAATATCTTCTTATGATTGGGATAAAGATTCGATAATACCTAATTTTAATACAGAACTTCTCCTGTCAATCGCTCCATACGTTCGATGTTTAACAGTAGAAGGCTGTACACTTATCAATACACCCCTGATAAAGTATTTTTCGAGATTAAATGAACTATGTTTTAAGAAATGTTCCATAGATCTGGATGATTATTCATTAATTGCACCCAAAATTCAAAGAATTGATTTTAACGCAACTGAGATCAAAAATCAGGAGTTTTTCAGATATTTTACAAAATTGGACTATATAAGTTTTTCAGTTGATCGTTTTGAAGGTCGAGATTACCTGGATATTGAAAAACTTTTGTCTCTGAAAGGGAGTCTTAAAAAAATCATTCTTCTGGATACTGAAGCTATTCTGAAAATTGATCAGATAAAATATTTTACAGCATTAGAAAAACTTGTTATCAAGGCAGAATCTGTAGAATTTGCACAAGAGATCCTATCTATGAGATCCCTTAAAGATCTGGAACTGAAGATTTATATTGAAGAACAGGAGTCGAAAATTGCCGAGCCCATTATTCTGGATTTGCAACATCTGAAAAATGTGGAAAAATTACAGCTATATACCAATGGTGATTTTTATTTTAAAGGAACCGGTCATTTAAAATCTTTAAAAATGCTTGTTCTACATGATGATGGTGATCTCGAAAATTTAGCAGTTTTGCCATTACTTAAAAAGTTAATCATAGAGGTAAATACAATTGATAAGCTTCCGCAGTTAGAGCAGCTGAAAGTACTTGACTTATATAGCAGGGGAGAATACTGTGAAATAAATATACATGATAAATTTCCCAATCTTAAAAAACTTGCCCTAAGGACGTCAGAAAAGCAGAAAATAGAAATCACCGGCCTTGAAAAATTAAAAATACTTGTGCTTTCAGGAAGCGATTTTGACAGTATTGTATCTTTAGAAAACCTTTCCCGTCTTGAAGAATTAGATCTAAGTAATTGTGAACTTTCCATTGTATCTAAGCTGGATAATCTTATCAGTTTAAAAATCTTAAATCTGGAGGAAAACCAAATCAAAAACATAGACGGTTTGGAAAATCTAAAGAATCTGGAACGCCTGAATCTATATTACAACCAAATCTCTGATATCAGTATATTGAACAAACTCCCAAAGCTTCGTGAAGTTAACCTTGCAGGGAACAGAATAAAAAAAGAAGCTGCCGAAAAACAGCTGGACAAACCAGAGACGGCAACTTGGTATGCCAGACCTTATGCCCCTTTTCGAATAAGTATTGATTAGAAAAACGGAAGCTTACAATATGATCTATAGTTCTTTAAAATTTATTAAATTGAACTGCTGCATCGTTAATATATCTGGTAACAAGAAATAAAATTTGCGAAAGATTTTGTTTTTCAATAAATTATACTTACATTTGTAAAATAATCAGGCTCCTGCCGATGCTTCTTCTGAAACTTTTGAGTTTACTCTTTCTTCTCAGTCTTCGCTTTTTCAGCCGCTATTTTTGTCATCAATATATAAGGTAAAGTTCCTTTTTTTCAAATTGAATATTTTCAAGACGCTAAAATACCAACTTCATTTTTTGTTTACAGATCGATTAATTGCTTAATGATATCAGTATCATGAAGCAATGGCAAGTGCCTACAAGTTTTAATAAATACATAATTTTATAATATAATACAATGCAACAAGGAACAGTAAAATTCTTTAATGACGCCAAAGGTTTTGGTTTTATTACACCATCAAACGGAGGTCAGGATGTTTTCGTACATACATCAGGTTTAATTAATGAGATTCGTGAAAACGACACTGTAACATTTGATTTAGAAAACGGTAAAAAAGGCATTAACGCAGTTAATGTGCGACTAGCATAAATTAAGTAGAAAGCCTCAGAACTTTCTCAATGTTAAAAAAAGCAGATGGCATCTATGTTATCTGCTTTTTTTGATCGATTATCAACGAATAAAGCTGACTCCGCAACCGGGAATTGTATTGAAAAAATAGGTAGTAAAGAAATGATTCAAAGAATAGGAGATCGTGATCGTATTAAAAAAGTGCTAATCAATCAGTTTTCTTATTTGTATTCCATTCTTCCTGAAGAACTGCATAAATAACATCATCTACCCAATTGTTTTTCCAGAACAGGCTTTTCACAAAGTGGCCTTCCTTTCTTAAACCGATTCTTTCCATTAACTTAATAGAATCAGTATTGTCAGGATCAATGGAAGTCATAATTCTGTGTTTCTCTAAATCATTAAAAAGAAAATCAATAATACCTGCTAAAGCTTCAGAAGCATACCCTTTACCCTGAAAGGATTTATTTAATGTAATGCCCAATTCTACCTGTAAATTTTCAATTCCAAAAAAGTGAATCCCGATATCTCCGATCACTGCTTTGGTATCTTTATGGGTGATCAAAAGCTGATACCAGCTTTCCGGCTGATTAAATTCCTTTGTGCTTTTTTCAATAAATCGTTCCACATCTTCCAAAGTTTCAGGAATCCAGCTTTGGAATTTATTGGCCTGGCCATCCGAACGATAGTCAAATAGAGCCTGCTTATCACTGGAGGTAATATCACGTAAAACTAATCTTTCCGTATGAAGCTGCATGATTTTAATGTAATTTCATACAAAAATAGGATTATTCATCGAACTACAAGCAAATCAATATTTGCATTCCATTATTTATGTTTGCGTAAACGGCATACTTCTATCCAAATAAGCTAAACAAATTTATAGCTATTTCACTTTGAGGTAAGTACCATCTAAACTTGCATTAAATCCAAATTCACAGTCACCCAAATCTCCGGATCCGGCTTTTGTAATCATTAAAAATCCATTATAAAATGTAACAGGAAATGAACAGGATTTAGTGACCTCAATAACAAACTGATTATTTTTTATGATCCCCTTTCCTGATGCATCTGCAATATTTCTGCCGGGAGCAGAGGTCACAGAACCAATATTATATGAATACGTATGGTCTTTTATCTTTTTAATATCGATACTTCCCTGATATCCTTTCTCTCCATATTGATAAGTATAGGTTCCTGCAAAATTATAAGAAGGACCGGGTGAAAATATTTCCGGCTTCGGATTA
This genomic window from Chryseobacterium sp. MEBOG06 contains:
- a CDS encoding cold-shock protein, with product MQQGTVKFFNDAKGFGFITPSNGGQDVFVHTSGLINEIRENDTVTFDLENGKKGINAVNVRLA
- a CDS encoding 3'-5' exonuclease, encoding MKFSSDLVIYDLEGSCKTFGKNEINETNIIEIGAVKLDRKTFEIKSELSILIKPKHFPILPEITDITNITNEMVENEKYFDEAILLFLDWYGEKNKSTLAGWGLYYDLPLLRKEFTEFGFDYNKYFVGGGFDIRALGVYWLAKKNISTSGISLERVLEKMNVKEDFKFHRALDDAKATALILQQILNEK
- a CDS encoding DUF4266 domain-containing protein, producing the protein MALGNRTIEKTELNFQSYREGSSGANSGKVGGGCGCN
- a CDS encoding DUF3570 domain-containing protein; its protein translation is MKKIVMSIWALLGFISLKAQENSNTAHSKKLSFEEANLVSSYYHQDGNNSAVTGGVGSEKLTDLSNMIDVTMVKYDSKQRKNKLNLSVGVDHYTSASSDMIDLKANSSASHADTRIYPALQWSRENENKGSPLFGGISFSTEFDYQSYGANIGFAQKTGNRMGEFTAKFQTYLDQVKLIPPIELRTGNSTGGGHENYGTSGRNTFALSLAYSQIINQNFQVEFMTDAVQQTGFLSLPFHRVYFTDGFVHQEALPDKRFKLPLGVRANYFLGDKFILRTYYRFYTDSWGIRSNTLSIEAPVKISPFVSISPFYRYYSQKGTKYFAPYEQHTAFDDYYTSNYDLSTFNRNFYGAGIRLSPKNGLSGIERMNMLEIRYGHYTKSVGMSSDIISLNLRFR
- a CDS encoding leucine-rich repeat domain-containing protein: MSDTNTIINRLENALNIKLEKEDKKSENSFYISGRSSYLSLSNIHFENFSALEPVFETLERLTLIECSITDANGLHLMKKLQTLILKKCSISIEGTFDPDIPKTETTPGNFRSIDLEDMKVPHPGFFLPVSNHLHDVTFTKCTVCNIYELNLFPTLYSLTIDDTNFIESANDIKYERESHEIFTFLTFGNMKLKDFDLFTSISNGVSALKLYDCEIESLKSIYHFPDLKSLYLYPGIKINDLSIPDSNVKPFELQECIIESGISSYDWDKDSIIPNFNTELLLSIAPYVRCLTVEGCTLINTPLIKYFSRLNELCFKKCSIDLDDYSLIAPKIQRIDFNATEIKNQEFFRYFTKLDYISFSVDRFEGRDYLDIEKLLSLKGSLKKIILLDTEAILKIDQIKYFTALEKLVIKAESVEFAQEILSMRSLKDLELKIYIEEQESKIAEPIILDLQHLKNVEKLQLYTNGDFYFKGTGHLKSLKMLVLHDDGDLENLAVLPLLKKLIIEVNTIDKLPQLEQLKVLDLYSRGEYCEINIHDKFPNLKKLALRTSEKQKIEITGLEKLKILVLSGSDFDSIVSLENLSRLEELDLSNCELSIVSKLDNLISLKILNLEENQIKNIDGLENLKNLERLNLYYNQISDISILNKLPKLREVNLAGNRIKKEAAEKQLDKPETATWYARPYAPFRISID
- a CDS encoding GNAT family N-acetyltransferase encodes the protein MQLHTERLVLRDITSSDKQALFDYRSDGQANKFQSWIPETLEDVERFIEKSTKEFNQPESWYQLLITHKDTKAVIGDIGIHFFGIENLQVELGITLNKSFQGKGYASEALAGIIDFLFNDLEKHRIMTSIDPDNTDSIKLMERIGLRKEGHFVKSLFWKNNWVDDVIYAVLQEEWNTNKKTD